The following is a genomic window from Nymphalis io chromosome 23, ilAglIoxx1.1, whole genome shotgun sequence.
tgtttgaacaattgcattatttttaatcaaggaCAGAATTCTcatgaaataatatttgcataaaatgtTGATAAATCGAAAAGGTTGAACTGATACGCTCCATACCCATTTGTagaaatacctatatatattatttaacgatTGAATTTAATCTAgaataaaatgtgtataaattccaatcgtatttaaaataaataaaaatagtatttaattgataaatattcttgttttaaAGTCCAAAAGCACGAAAATAAAATTCggaatataatattcttttgcTTTTTGGAATTGATCTTTGTCCATTTAATTAACATGGCCGTCATATGCAACGTCATTGGTCGGTGCCATGTGACAGGTTAAATTTATAGATATGACCGGTGAGGCTGGTTGAATACCATCCATACCAGCCTAGAAATCCAGAATCCCAACAACATGAAattttagtggtgcttgcccgagtttgagcccacgatcatcgattaagattcacgcactcttaccactgggccatctcggcttcatccTCCGAAAAATCCattctcaaaaaggaagaggagtaaggcctcctcttcggCCCAGCACTGGgccatttacaggctgttaatatagaagcgttacactttctTGTTAATTGTCAAAagtctaccaccggttcggagcCTATGTGATAGCGCACGTGGTTCACAATACCGTGCTATTCCCGTGGAAACTTGCATCAAAGCACCAATTTTCATGGCACTAAGGATGTAATAAGAATAGTAGCGTCGGCTATGGGTTGTTATGTCTCACTGCAAATTAGAAAGATTATGATTGAAGTGTTTTCTTCCTTTTAAGAAGGACACCTTTACTGTCATCGTAGTTCCCATTGGAAATCTACAGTTATTCGTATACTTTTGcatggtatggctttgtgcaagcccgcctaggtaggtaccacccactcatcacatattttaccgcaaacagcaatacttattattgttgtgtcccggttggaaaggtgagtgagccggtgtaacttcaggcacaagggacaaacttctttgttcccaaggttgatgacacattggcgatgtaagaaacagttaatatttctcactgCGCCAATATCTAAGGCggtggtgactatttaccatcaggtggcccatttgccctttctcctacctatttaaaaaactattatcataatatgaaaGTTCCTAATGATTTTTAGATGTTATTACATACTACCAAAGGTCTGctcattttattaaagtttataaaataaaatgcttttaaatttaaacgtattattataatacagtatCGGAGCCAGGTGCTTATtcactatatttatatgtatatgtgtcttttgagtcatcatcatcataatagtGATATATGATATGAACCTTCGTCGTCTACTGTTAGACATAGGtttctccaatggcacgccactgcgCTCAATCTTCAGCTCTCActctccatccgctgccagccactttgcgtatatcgtcactccacctagccggAGGGCATCCTACGCTACTTTTGCCAAGGCGCGGTTTCCACTCCAGAACACTTTTGTGTCACCAAGTCTAAAATAAACAGGCTATAATATAATGTGAAAAAACATGGCCAATGTACAATCTTGTAGTGGTAGTAATATATCTATTCTATCcatgcagtgacggagaaagaatacatttcactgctcctctctttcccatgggtgtcgtaagaggcgactaagggatatctgagcgaccatctgctcatctggtggtaggatgttaaacatccgcctggcttgttaccaccgtacgcatggtgaaaaactcgtgaagtggcagCTTGTAACCGCATTTCGGGTGGGGTCCCGGTGGTCACTTCCGGGGgcgttcgggggcccttccgtccagCGGATCagtgtattttcccttttggcaaccacttggggaaacgcgcctccacactttgcccatccctatcgtggcaatacgtcgctcgcttcacgtctcttttccttactttttgctctcacacatgacttgactcAACTGGTTGAttagcccaccaggatcccagacgtTGATGgacaagcgccttctctactggaccttctgctgacttctcacccggtagaatatcaggttgtggttcaggctccacttggttcttcggatcacagccttatatctaccaaagtgccacaggcccaGCTGCCGCcaccagcggtatgcaaacatcgtgtttggcactataagtcggcagattgggacggtatgcgcgattactatgcgtcagtcccttggaaggaacgttgcttcagtgggaatgacccgaccgctagtgccgctgctggactgtggggacggctagtacagaacattcgaTCACATCAAttactaaaaaagaaaaatataatcttcCCTATACTCGTATAGTGTTTTTCctcttttttcttaaatatatttgtgtatttcggtattgaataatatttagataatttattaataacaaagcgCCATAAAGACAGAGCAACATACAAATTGGTATAGAAACACTAAAACAGTGAACTATTATGAGCTATCACCGGATATATTTATCAACGGAAGTGCTATATTTAACGCGCGAACAGATCGTTATTAACAGTTAAAATTATgtcattatttcataaaaaaaatatcaaaagattaaaaaaaatgtttgttttttacacAAAACGTGGTACTTAACTTTGCGTGCAAGCCCGTCGGGGCAGATAcctatataatagaaaataacagAAAGGCCAGAAGGTCGAATGAATATCGTCATCTTTATTTCTAGTGTTAGATACATGAAGTATCTATTACTACTATTATACTGCATTCCGCTATAAAGAAACCAATACCAACAGGATATTAcgtttatatacacaaattaaactaAGGCTTTGATATCAAAGCAAATAAAGTGTGTATAAGtatggttatttattatttatcataatcaTCCTCACTAATATATGATATAGGTATATAATGCAGATTTCCTAACAATGCTTTTGTTTATCGCCGTgcatgatgaattataaacataaaaaaaatcagagaTGCGTGCCCGGGCTTAAGCATCGCCCAttatcttcgattaagattctaggccatctcggctctttattTGGTAATATTGAAATCATTTATGTTGCCGACACAATATTGTATTGTACCTTGCAATTCATGTTTTCAATGAATTTCACGGTCTCATAGATTtaccaacaaatattttatccaATAGTTTATCAAAACTCAATGGCGTCTGATCAAGATTCATGTTCTGATGAAGAGCCAGACAGTGAGATGCTGAGCGATGATATCTGTCTCCAAGATAGCGATGACGACAGACAAACTTCTAGAAGTGTTcaggtattataaattattgccgCTATACCTATATATCTCCGACCATTCTATTTCTTAAAACTAAATGTATTCATTGTTTTAATCTAgactataaataatgtttatattttatttaagcttataCACGTCATGCATGGACAGAACCACGTAAATTGATCCCAATTGTGCCAATGTGCCCAATGAATAAAGGATTTGATTTATTcctagttataaaattaatttataatatcgaaaaaataaatatttcttttagagTTTGCCAGAAGATCTGCCAACATTAAACTCTTGCATTCTCCGACCACCTCGTAAGCTCTTCACCAACTGTCGAGAGCGCTGGCGACAGCAGAACGTCAGCGGTGCTTTCGCAGAGCTTAGACGGCTAGTGCCTACACATCCGCCGGATAAGAAGCTGTCGAAAAATGAGATCTTGAGAATGGCAATAAGGTACAGAAGTTTAcacccaatttttttttaatttggctgAGTTAGGGAAACTCGAGCACTGATGCCCATTGCAAAGACCCCTTTAAACGTACAACCAGGTTGCATGCCCCGGGAACTGCTTGGAGCTTCTCCCCCTGCCCTGTAATTTTACCTTTTCACTTATCATACTTAAGAGTATGAGAAGATACATAAAacaattatcttatattaaacTGATAcaagagtaaatattttttctaaagcTAAACAAAAAAACTAAGATAGGTCTTTAATAACTTTTCaactatatttgtattatttagttatatatttagtttctgTTTTAGATATATAGGTCTGCTGAGTGAAGTACTTGAATGGCAAAAGAACCACGGGCTGCTGATCAATAAAGAGAACTCCGGACTTGCCATTAAATGTGAATCCCCTTTAAGTCCAACATCAAGACGTCTCCGCCTCAAAAGACCGTACATGGACGAAGATAAAAGACCATATGAGAGCGATTACATACGATTTGGTAACGAAGAAAACGAAGAAGTATACAGAAGAAACTTCCAGAGAAATACACCAAATAATAAGACTGATTTTTTCTTTGGAAAGGAGCATTTGAAGATAATGCGTAATCAGTATTATTTTCCTTCAAGATGGCGACAAATTCCTTTGAGAAATTTAGCAGGAGAACGCAATGGGAATAATTTGTTGATGATAGCTCCAGCCAAAGGTGATGATAAAGATAGATCATGTAAAGATAAAGACGATGGCAaagataagtaaaataaatttattataataaagtcatGCAAACTAATGTTTAAGCCAGCTGAAATaccataaacaaatattatcttaGGTAAATTGTTATAAGCATCGTTCTAACTAAAAACAATACGTTAGCAAGTACCACCATGTTTTATATACAAGAATGTACAGTTGACAGAATACGTAAATGCTTATAATGTGAACTGTGTTGAAGAAAAACGTTAAGATTTAACCTGCATGTTCAGTATGAAACTCTATCATATGTGTATTTATACGTGTTGGATCGTGGTCGTAGTTTCAAACCTTTTCCTTAAGATTTAAGGCATTTGCCAAGCAGTGGAACTCTTAGAGActcttaaaataatgtatttctaATACTTTGTGTAGAGTGAGCTCGTAatcaatttctttaatatagtttttttttgctttaacaGGCAGACCTTTCAAGGTCTTGGCATCTGTTTGTACTCTCATTCTCTTATCTCTTTTAGATTTTTAAGTGTAGTTATATATTGTACCTGCATTATTTATTGTTCAtgtattagtttaattaatatctttgCGGAAATAgttgtattgttatgtttagTACATAGTTTTTCTGTTcacactttatttattattttaaa
Proteins encoded in this region:
- the LOC126777691 gene encoding uncharacterized protein LOC126777691 isoform X2, with protein sequence MTSFERQIVYQNSMASDQDSCSDEEPDSEMLSDDICLQDSDDDRQTSRSVQSLPEDLPTLNSCILRPPRKLFTNCRERWRQQNVSGAFAELRRLVPTHPPDKKLSKNEILRMAIRYIGLLSEVLEWQKNHGLLINKENSGLAIKCESPLSPTSRRLRLKRPYMDEDKRPYESDYIRFGNEENEEVYRRNFQRNTPNNKTDFFFGKEHLKIMRNQYYFPSRWRQIPLRNLAGERNGNNLLMIAPAKGDDKDRSCKDKDDGKDK
- the LOC126777691 gene encoding uncharacterized protein LOC126777691 isoform X1; the encoded protein is MPTVTDNLGKKVYQNSMASDQDSCSDEEPDSEMLSDDICLQDSDDDRQTSRSVQSLPEDLPTLNSCILRPPRKLFTNCRERWRQQNVSGAFAELRRLVPTHPPDKKLSKNEILRMAIRYIGLLSEVLEWQKNHGLLINKENSGLAIKCESPLSPTSRRLRLKRPYMDEDKRPYESDYIRFGNEENEEVYRRNFQRNTPNNKTDFFFGKEHLKIMRNQYYFPSRWRQIPLRNLAGERNGNNLLMIAPAKGDDKDRSCKDKDDGKDK